The Gemmatimonadota bacterium genome has a segment encoding these proteins:
- the mreD gene encoding rod shape-determining protein MreD produces the protein MAFRSSDRRRRTRSTDRVRIALVVLLLLFADAYLLPSVVTGPWVPDLLLLALLLLAIRQPPGVAAVIGFAVGLVADVLTPAHFGAGILAHVLVGWGASWGRSVFFADNLFVNAALFAVGTWVRNLIVLLLSGTAASALLVQLTVWSPLQGLSTAAVGVLVVVLFRDWLAIRIDP, from the coding sequence ATGGCCTTCCGCTCCTCGGACCGTCGTCGCCGTACCCGCTCCACCGATCGGGTCCGCATCGCGCTGGTGGTGCTCCTGCTCCTCTTCGCGGATGCCTACCTCCTGCCGTCCGTGGTGACGGGACCCTGGGTGCCCGACCTGCTTCTGCTCGCGCTGCTGTTGTTGGCCATTCGGCAGCCACCGGGCGTGGCCGCGGTGATCGGCTTCGCGGTCGGGTTGGTGGCCGATGTGCTGACGCCGGCCCATTTCGGCGCCGGGATTCTGGCCCATGTGCTGGTTGGGTGGGGCGCGTCGTGGGGTCGATCGGTCTTCTTCGCCGACAATCTCTTTGTCAACGCGGCACTCTTCGCAGTCGGCACGTGGGTGCGCAACTTGATCGTCCTGCTGCTGAGCGGTACGGCCGCCTCGGCGCTGCTGGTGCAGCTGACGGTCTGGTCGCCACTGCAGGGCCTCAGCACCGCGGCGGTCGGCGTGCTGGTGGTCGTCCTCTTCCGCGACTGGCTCGCGATCCGCATCGATCCATGA